A region from the Cryptosporangium arvum DSM 44712 genome encodes:
- a CDS encoding ATP-binding protein produces MSIDTVPTRQVDPAEATYAGELEFLARFDTGPRPPGWRLTPRAVVTFVLGSDGQELRAGTERLVVSPKFVGDRALVERCVVTLAGERGLLLVGEPGTAKSMLSELLAAAVSGTSELVVQGTAGTTEDHFRYGWNYALLLANGPSPEALVPSPVLSAMRTGAVGRVEELTRCLPEVQDALVSILSDRRIAVPELTGTPYATAPAAPGFTVIATANIRDRGVSEMSAALKRRFNVETVGPIPTLADEIALVKRRATTSVARSGAAFAVDDAVLEALVTAFRDLRNGESVEGWEVQRPSTVMSTAEAVAVATSLALAAAYFPGDRDVLSLLPGHLRGVAAKDDPADAATLLGYWDGSVRRRAEDGSRLWRQLWELRHAIS; encoded by the coding sequence ATGAGCATCGACACCGTCCCTACCCGCCAGGTCGATCCGGCCGAGGCGACGTACGCCGGGGAACTCGAGTTCCTGGCGCGCTTCGACACCGGCCCCCGGCCGCCGGGCTGGCGGCTGACACCACGCGCGGTCGTGACGTTCGTGCTGGGCAGCGACGGGCAGGAACTCCGGGCGGGCACGGAGCGGCTCGTCGTCAGCCCGAAGTTCGTCGGGGACCGGGCGCTGGTGGAGCGGTGCGTGGTGACGCTCGCCGGTGAACGCGGCCTGCTGCTCGTCGGCGAGCCGGGCACCGCCAAGTCGATGCTCTCCGAGCTGCTCGCGGCGGCGGTGAGTGGCACCAGCGAGCTGGTCGTCCAGGGCACGGCCGGCACCACCGAGGACCACTTCCGGTACGGCTGGAACTACGCGTTGCTGCTGGCCAACGGGCCGTCGCCGGAAGCGCTCGTGCCCTCGCCCGTGCTCTCGGCGATGCGCACCGGTGCCGTCGGGCGGGTCGAGGAGCTCACCCGGTGCCTGCCCGAAGTGCAGGACGCTCTGGTCTCGATCCTCTCCGACCGGCGGATCGCGGTGCCGGAGCTGACCGGCACCCCGTACGCCACCGCGCCGGCCGCGCCCGGTTTCACGGTGATCGCCACCGCGAACATCCGCGACCGGGGCGTCTCGGAGATGTCCGCCGCGCTCAAGCGGCGCTTCAACGTGGAGACCGTCGGCCCGATCCCGACGCTCGCCGACGAGATCGCTCTGGTGAAGCGCCGGGCGACGACGTCGGTCGCGCGGTCGGGCGCCGCGTTCGCCGTCGACGACGCGGTACTGGAAGCACTGGTCACCGCGTTCCGCGACCTCCGCAACGGCGAGTCGGTGGAGGGCTGGGAGGTCCAGCGCCCGTCGACGGTGATGAGCACCGCGGAGGCGGTGGCGGTGGCGACGTCGCTGGCTCTCGCGGCGGCGTACTTCCCGGGCGACCGGGACGTGCTCTCACTCCTGCCGGGCCATCTGCGCGGCGTGGCCGCGAAGGACGACCCGGCCGACGCGGCCACGCTGCTCGGCTACTGGGACGGCTCCGTCCGCCGCCGGGCCGAGGACGG